A window from Balnearium lithotrophicum encodes these proteins:
- a CDS encoding C40 family peptidase yields the protein MKRFLLSALLVLLASTPSFSQVYIVKRGDSLYKIAKRFHTTVSKLKRENHLRSSFIRPGQRLYIPTRFHSVEWYRKFKPKKSSETIAFIEESADTGRIVSKEIYPITDIVYRESEELASVLSTPLNVKYDNWSLSILNDSEYKGTFFKLLADIFKEIKNTPYVFGGTNPKFGLDCSSFTMYVYRKLGINLPRTAREQFNVGIPISKKELKPGDLVFFRTYASYPSHVGIYIGNGKFVHFSSMFHGLAISSLKDRYFKRRFLGAKRILSEKKIKRIMYAVKEKN from the coding sequence TTGAAGAGATTCTTACTTTCGGCTCTTCTCGTTCTTTTAGCCTCTACCCCTTCATTTTCACAGGTTTACATAGTTAAGAGGGGAGACTCCCTCTACAAAATTGCAAAGAGGTTTCATACAACAGTTTCAAAACTAAAGAGGGAAAACCACTTGAGAAGCTCATTCATCAGGCCAGGCCAGAGACTCTACATTCCAACCCGTTTCCATTCGGTTGAGTGGTACAGAAAGTTCAAGCCTAAAAAGAGCTCCGAAACGATAGCTTTTATCGAGGAAAGCGCTGATACAGGAAGGATTGTTTCAAAGGAGATATATCCAATAACGGATATTGTTTACAGGGAGTCGGAGGAACTTGCATCTGTTTTATCCACACCTTTAAATGTAAAGTACGACAACTGGAGTCTTTCAATTCTAAACGATTCAGAGTATAAGGGAACTTTTTTTAAACTCCTTGCCGATATTTTTAAGGAGATTAAAAATACCCCCTACGTTTTTGGGGGTACAAATCCCAAGTTTGGCCTTGATTGCTCCTCATTCACAATGTACGTTTACCGTAAGTTGGGGATTAACCTTCCCAGGACAGCAAGGGAGCAGTTTAACGTTGGAATACCGATAAGTAAAAAGGAGCTTAAGCCCGGTGATTTGGTCTTCTTCAGAACCTATGCGAGCTATCCTTCCCACGTTGGTATATACATAGGGAACGGAAAGTTTGTCCATTTTTCATCGATGTTTCACGGGCTTGCAATTTCATCGCTGAAGGACAGGTACTTCAAAAGGAGATTCTTAGGTGCAAAGCGGATATTGAGTGAGAAGAAAATAAAGAGGATAATGTACGCCGTAAAAGAGAAAAATTAA